The Syngnathus typhle isolate RoL2023-S1 ecotype Sweden linkage group LG3, RoL_Styp_1.0, whole genome shotgun sequence genome window below encodes:
- the chrna6 gene encoding neuronal acetylcholine receptor subunit alpha-6 has product MHPVVKWTWVLLLGGLVTQDCLASKAEDRLFRKLFRRYNQFIRPVENVSDPVTVEFEVSISQLVKVDEVNQIMETNLWLRHIWNDYKLRWMPDEFDGIEFIRVPSNKIWRPDIVLYNNAVGDFLVEDKTKALLKFDGTITWIPPAIFKSSCPMDITYFPFDYQNCSMKFGSWTYDKAKIDLVLIGSKVNLKDFWESGEWEIIDAPGYKHDIKYNCCEEIYPDITYSFYIRRLPLFYTVNLIIPCLLISFLTVLVFYLPSDCGEKVTLCISVLLSLTVFLLVITETIPSTSLVIPLIGEYLLFTMIFVTLSIVITVFVLNVHYRTPMTHTMPGWVRTVFLKVLPRIMLMRRPTDEVSKAGGLENSGEAGGAGGGGGGGGVKKRKNNLTQVGGGSLNCLEIGDTTMSSMEGCAGKKCSWPRQHGQESPESPTTVKTTRQMSPHSINSVVAFSVVSPEIKQAIESVKYIAENMRSRNKAKEVEDDWKYVAMVIDRIFLWVFVTVCVLGTVGLFMQPLFGFVS; this is encoded by the exons aTGCATCCAGTTGTAAAATGGACTTGGGTTCTTCTTCTTGGAGGTTTGGTGACCCAAG ATTGCCTTGCATCTAAAGCAGAAGACCGCCTCTTCAGGAAGCTTTTTAGGAGATACAACCAGTTCATCAGACCAGTGGAGAACGTCTCAGACCCTGTCACGGTGGAGTTTGAAGTCTCCATCTCACAGCTGGTCAAAGTT GATGAGGTCAATCAGATCATGGAAACAAATTTATGGCTCAGGCAT ATTTGGAATGATTACAAGCTGCGATGGATGCCCGATGAGTTTGATGGAATTGAGTTCATCCGAGTCCCATCAAATAAGATCTGGAGACCTGACATTGTTCTCTACAACAA TGCTGTTGGGGATTTCCTGGTAGAGGACAAAACCAAGGCACTGCTGAAGTTTGATGGTACCATTACCTGGATTCCTCCTGCAATTTTCAAATCCTCCTGCCCTATGGACATCACCTACTTCCCATTTGACTATCAGAACTGCTCAATGAAGTTTGGCTCATGGACTTATGACAAAGCCAAGATTGACCTTGTACTTATTGGATCTAAG GTCAACCTCAAAGACTTCTGGGAGAGCGGTGAGTGGGAGATCATTGATGCTCCAGGCTACAAGCACGACATCAAGTACAACTGCTGCGAGGAAATCTACCCGGACATCACTTACTCCTTCTACATCCGTCGACTGCCACTCTTCTACACCGTCAACCTCATCATCCCCTGCCTCCTCATCTCTTTCCTCACAGTGCTGGTTTTCTATCTCCCGTCTGACTGCGGAGAGAAGGTCACGCTCTGTATCTCCGTCCTGCTCTCCCTCACTGTATTTCTACTCGTGATCACCGAGACCATCCCCTCCACATCTCTGGTCATCCCGCTGATTGGAGAGTATCTGCTCTTCACCATGATCTTCGTCACCCTCAGCATTGTCATTACGGTTTTCGTCTTGAACGTGCACTACCGCACACCCATGACGCACACCATGCCCGGATGGGTGCGGACAGTGTTTCTTAAAGTGCTGCCGAGGATTATGTTGATGCGGAGACCAACTGATGAAGTCAGCAAGGCTGGAGGGTTGGAAAACAGTGGGGAGgcaggaggagctggagggggaggaggaggcggtggagtcaagaagaggaagaaTAACTTGACACAG GTTGGTGGCGGTTCCCTAAATTGTCTAGAGATTGGGGACACCACCATGTCTTCCATGGAAGGTTGTGCTGGGAAAAAATGCTCTTGGCCTCGCCAGCACGGGCAGGAAAGTCCTGAATCACCAACAACTGTAAAAACGACACGTCAGATGAGTCCACATAGCATAAATTCAGTGGTGGCCTTCTCGGTTGTGTCACCCGAGATTAAGCAGGCCATCGAGAGCGTCAAGTACATCGCTGAGAACATGAGGAGCCGAAACAAAGCCAAAGAG GTGGAAGATGACTGGAAGTACGTCGCCATGGTGATTGACAGAATCTTCCTATGGGTGTTTGTGACTGTGTGCGTCCTGGGGACCGTGGGCCTCTTCATGCAACCTCTTTTTGGATTTGTCTCATAA
- the LOC133151465 gene encoding neuronal acetylcholine receptor subunit non-alpha-3-like yields the protein MTTNVWLWQEWVDVKLKWNPDEYGGITSTRVPSETIWLPDIVLYENADGRFEGSLMTKAIVRWDGTITWTPPASYKSSCTMDVTFFPFDRQNCSMKFGSWTYDGNMVDLVLVDHYVDRKDFFDNGEWEILNATGMKGNRRDGVYWYPFITYSFILKRLPLFYTLFLIIPCLGLSFLTVLVFYLPSDEGEKLSLSTSVLVSLTVFLLVIEEIIPSSSKVIPLIGEYLLFIMIFVTFSIIVTVFVINVHHRSSATYHPMAPWVKTLFLQRLPRLLCMRGHTDRYHFSDTEISSPELKPHRGKGKAAAPGQPRGKKEENQAWLAMLETATHSVRYISRHIRKEHFIREVVQDWKFVAQVLDRIFLWAFLTVSILGTVLIFTPALQMYFSSP from the exons ATGACTACGAATGTCTGGCTTTGGCAG GAATGGGTCGATGTCAAGTTGAAGTGGAATCCAGATGAATACGGAGGTATTACATCTACCCGAGTACCTTCAGAGACTATATGGCTGCCAGACATTGTTCTGTATGAAAA CGCGGATGGTCGTTTTGAGGGTTCCCTGATGACTAAAGCCATTGTTCGGTGGGACGGGACGATAACATGGACCCCGCCTGCCAGCTACAAATCCTCTTGCACCATGGATGTCACCTTTTTCCCCTTTGACCGCCAAAACTGCTCCATGAAGTTTGGCTCCTGGACTTATGATGGAAACATGGTTGATTTGGTTCTGGTGGATCATTATGTTGACCGCAAAGACTTTTTTGACAACGGAGAGTGGGAAATACTCAATGCAACAGGAATGAAGGGAAACAGGAGGGACGGGGTGTACTGGTACCCCTTTATAACGTATTCCTTCATCCTCAAGAGGTTGCCCTTGTTCTACACCCTGTTCCTCATCATCCCGTGCCTCGGTCTGTCCTTTCTTACTGTGCTGGTCTTCTATTTACCATCAGATGAAGGAGAGAAACTGTCACTTTCCACATCCGTTTTGGTGTCCCTTACTGTCTTCCTCCTGGTCATCGAGGAAATCATACCTTCATCCTCAAAG GTGATCCCTTTAATTGGAGAATACCTGCTATTTATTATGATCTTTGTCACCTTCTCCATTATTGTAACTGTTTTCGTCATTAACGTCCATCATCGCTCCTCTGCAACCTACCACCCTATGGCCCCATGGGTGAAGACCCTTTTCCTTCAGAGACTGCCCAGGCTGTTGTGTATGCGGGGGCATAccgacag ATACCACTTCTCAGATACTGAGATAAGTAGCCCTGAGCTGAAGCCACATAGAGGGAAAGGAAAGGCGGCGGCTCCTGGACAGCCGCGAGGCAAGAAAGAGGAGAATCAAGCCTGGCTTGCCATGCTGGAGACGGCCACACATTCTGTTCGTTACATCAGTCGTCACATCAGAAAGGAACACTTTATCCGTGAG GTTGTGCAAGACTGGAAGTTTGTGGCTCAGGTGCTGGATAGGATTTTCCTGTGGGCCTTTCTCACTGTGTCAATATTAGGCACAGTCCTCATCTTCACACCAGCTTTGCAGATGTACTTCAGCTCACCTTAG
- the LOC133151993 gene encoding antihemorrhagic factor cHLP-B-like — translation MVVCRFVLLLWCATTLSGLAAANTLPLVTCDDDSAMAAAGMAVRRINDNHQHGFKFNLQEVQSSSYQQFSGGCHIDVNIKLAQTKCHFTNPKPVDQCRLWQQNERGAVATCSVEFWVMWGVAKITKYECTTRPELTNAESLTTCPDCPRLLPLDEPTAVKAVHNAVVKFNIESTRHNYFTLMEVAHVTTRDLARIGTITWLKFALVETMCPRGARSTFVACVPLCPDRAYHAFCQTAYYNSYGQVGELDCEIYPPKNPGPYPTGEPEPICMPLFHQSSDACLCKDKLKSPEPSLHHICPFPLK, via the exons ATGGTTGTGTGCCGATTTGTGCTTCTGCTGTGGTGTGCTACGACACTTTCTGGTTTGGCAGCGGCCAACACTTTACCTCTGGTCACATGCGACGACGACAGCGCGATGGCGGCAGCCGGCATGGCCGTCCGTCGTATCAATGACAACCACCAGCATGGCTTCAAGTTCAATCTGCAGGAGGTCCAGAGCAGCAGCTATCAACAG TTTTCTGGAGGTTGCCATATCGATGTCAACATAAAGCTGGCGCAGACAAAATGTCACTTCACTAACCCCAAACCTGTGGACCAATGCAGGCTGTGGCAGCAGAATGAGCGG GGTGCAGTGGCCACCTGCAGCGTTGAATTTTGGGTCATGTGGGGTGTGGCCAAAATCACCAAATATGAATGTACCACCAGGCCAG AACTTACCAATGCAGAGTCGTTAACAACTTGTCCCGACTGCCCTCGGTTGTTGCCCCTGGACGAGCCCACTGCCGTCAAGGCGGTGCACAATGCTGTGGTCAAGTTCAATATCGAGAGTACACGCCACAATTACTTCACCCTGATGGAGGTGGCTCATGTCACAACGAGg GACCTGGCAAGGATCGGCACAATCACCTGGCTCAAGTTCGCCCTGGTGGAGACCATGTGTCCCAGAGGGGCCAGGAGTACTTTTGTAGCCTGCGTGCCTCTCTGTCCAGACAGAGCT TATCATGCCTTTTGTCAAACCGCCTATTACAACTCATATGGTCAAGTGGGTGAACTTGACTGTGAAATTTATCCACCAAAA AATCCTGGCCCCTACCCAACTGGTGAACCAGAGCCCATTTGCATGCCGTTGTTCCACCAAAGTTCAGACGCTTGCCTGTGCAAGGACAAATTGAAAAGCCCTGAGCCGTCCCTTCATCATATTTGTCCCTTCCCCTTAAAGTGA